One genomic window of Mauremys mutica isolate MM-2020 ecotype Southern unplaced genomic scaffold, ASM2049712v1 000096F_np12_subseq_1:91732_obj, whole genome shotgun sequence includes the following:
- the LOC123356963 gene encoding receptor for retinol uptake STRA6-like translates to IFPSVILACDPTISYRLYHTCMAPISLAILIILSLLVKRKSFYKSSWNGAPGLLSPVNFLEAEGHQGLVAAVFGILFSSVCVLVLDTDPLPFIASSSPRSREYWKIMALLYYPAFYYPLIACATIRHRAGYFVGCLLSWCHCVVHIWQKVDCPQSPKIYRYYSLLSYVPIILCLIVLSIWYPVLLVRSFTQEKPAAREVVGSGYYNEYLKTILAKRTHKRSSRKVSLLSRAQMYLRSYIYTPQEGFQVPLKLVLSVTTAVIAVYQVALLLLVVFIPNIQIVRAGMTKEITVLLVQFGVVPSENPGGVPGDMERELDTVRYYLWSLEVCYVCSLVLSCLLTFSMLMRSLVMHRANLKALYRGDVLDVFYRARMLCPSQQALVCWMSFASFQTAFACLGLLTQQVIFFVCTVGFTFLVVIPLQSGTNMHLFKILENMWPFWLTLVLAVVVQNLLAHFHFLEKHHLQKELTNRRALCIMTYLLFPINVLVGVMAGVWRMVISALYNAVHFCQLDISLLNRGVEAFDPGYRTYCHYLKIEVSQSHPVMKAFCFLLLQLPGPEGQTGLKPTDVEEGIQLMQPVKGLLKASKSKQTRARWGLAYTLLNNPSLLACRKTVLSDPTANGTQSCPAKS, encoded by the exons tatATTTCCTAGTGTTATCCTAGCCTGCGATCCCACCATCTCCTACCGTCTTTATCACACCTGCATGGCTCCTATATCT CTGGCCATCCTGATAATCTTGTCTCTGTTGGTGAAGCGCAAGAGCTTCTATAAAAGCTCTTGGAATGGAGCACCTGGACTGCTGAG CCCTGTGAATTTCTTGGAGGCGGAGGGCCACCAGGGGCTGGTGGCAGCAGTGTTTGGAATCCTCTTCTCTTCTGTTTGTGTGCTGGTGCTGGATACCGACCCCCTGCCTTTCATTGCCAGCTCCTCCCCACGTAGTCGAG AGTATTGGAAGATCATGGCTTTGCTCTATTACCCTGCCTTCTATTATCCTTTAATTGCATGCGCCACAATCAGACACCGAGCCGGGTACTTCGTAGGCTGCTTGCTCTCCTGGTGCCACTGTGTGGTCCATATCTGGCAGAAAGTGGACTGCCCTCAGTCGCCCAAG ATTTACAGGTATTATTCCCTGCTGTCTTATGTTCCTATTATCCTCTGCCTCATTGTCCTGAGCATTTGGTATCCAGTGCTGCTTGTCAGGAGCTTCACACAGGAGAAACCAGCTGCTAGAGAG GTTGTAGGGAGTGGCTATTACAATGAATACCTGAAGACTATCCTGGCCAAAAGAACACACAAAAGAAG CTCCAGGAAAGTAAGTCTCCTTTCGAGGGCCCAGATGTATTTACGTTCTTACATCTACACACCCCAGGAAG GGTTCCAGGTTCCTCTGAAGCTGGTTCTCTCTGTAACCACAGCCGTGATTGCTGTTTACCAG GTGGCCTTGCTGCTGCTCGTCGTCTTCATTCCCAACATTCAGATAGTGAGGGCAGGGATGACGAAGGAAATCACCGTCCTTCTGGTTCAGTTTGGTGTTGTGCCCTCGGAGAACCCGGGAGGTGTCCCTGGAGACATGGAGCGGGAGCTAGACACAGTCAGATACTATCTCTGGTCACTGGAAG TGTGCTATGTCTGTTCCCTTGTGCTCTCCTGCCTGCTCACCTTCTCCATGCTGATGAGATCCCTGGTGATGCACAG GGCCAATCTGAAGGCTCTGTACCGAGGGGATGTCCTAGATGTCTTCTACCGTGCCCGGATGCTCTGCCCTTCCCAACAGGCTCTGGTCTGTTGGATGAGctttgccagcttccagactgcattTGCCTGCTTGG GTCTCCTCACCCAGCAAGTGATTTTCTTTGTCTGCACCGTGGGCTTCACCTTCCTAGTGGTCATTCCACTCCAGTCAGGCACAAATATGCATCTGTTTAAAATCCTGGAGAACATGTG GCCCTTCTGGCTGACGCTGGTGCTTGCTGTGGTCGTGCAGAACTTGCTTGCTCATTTCCACTTCCTAGAGAAACACCACCTGCAGAAGGAGCTGACCAACAG GCGAGCTCTCTGCATCATGACCTACCTGCTCTTCCCCATCAATGTCCTGGTGGGGGTCATGGCCGGGGTCTGGAGAATGGTCATTTCTGCACTTTACAACGCTGTCCATTTCTGCCAGCTGGACATCAGCCTGCTGAATCGGGGCGTCGAGGCTTTCGATCCAG GTTACCGCACTTACTGTCATTACTTGAAAATTGAGGTCAGCCAATCACATCCTGTGATGAAAGCCTTTTGCTTCTTGCTTCTCCAATTACCTGGCCCAGAGGGGCAGACAGGACTCAAACCCACTGATGTGGAAGAAG GGATCCAGCTGATGCAGCCTGTGAAGGGGCTGCTGAAGGCATCCAAGTCCAAGCAGACGAGAGCCCGGTGGGGTCTGGCCTACACCCTCCTCAACAACCCATCACTCTTGGCCTGCCGAAAGACTGTGCTTTCTGACCCCACAGCCAATGGGACCCAGTCTTGCCCTGCCAAGTCCTGA